In the genome of Parus major isolate Abel chromosome 2, Parus_major1.1, whole genome shotgun sequence, one region contains:
- the LOC117243855 gene encoding protein FAM237B-like encodes MGFVWKRWWYLQLGCILIMNLVYANLEYQKETPPSLREIDHQCWEASSHGLVEMKKLKVADTVIALWDFMMFLKESPKPKHNELFNDLAQNFWDMYVDCVLSRSHGMGRRQLTSPKYSSTYSHRTLEGSAFTNPF; translated from the exons ATGGGATTTGTATGGAAACGATGGTGGTATCTTCAGCTGGGCTGTATATTGATAATGAATTTGGTTTATGCCAATCTAGAGTATCAAAAAGAAACTCCTCCAAGCCTGCGTGAGATTGACCATCAGTGCTGGGAGGCCTCATCCCATGGGCTGGTGGAAATGAAGAAACTCAAGGTAGCAGATACAGTCATTGCTCTCTGGGACTTCATGATGTTCCTAAAGGAATCCCCTAAGCCCAAGCACAATGAACTCTTCAATGATTTAGCCCAGAACTTCTGGGATATGTATGTGGACTGTGTGCTCTCAAGATCCCATGGAATGGGCAGAAGACAATTAACATCTCCCAAATATTCTTCCACATACTCACACAGAACTTTAGAAG GGTCTGCTTTCACCAATCCATTTTAG
- the LOC107200503 gene encoding GTP-binding protein 10-like isoform X4, whose protein sequence is MGYPNLGGEGGRGGDVWFVARDKTTLKNIREKYPQKRFVAGTGANSSVTALKGEKGKDCEVHVPLGISVLDDEGKQIGELNAAGERFLAARGGLGGSLATNFLPCKGQKRTVHLDLKLIADVGLVGFPNAGKSSLLSKISHAKPQIANYAFTTIQPELGKIMYADYKQISVADLPGLIEGAHANKGMGHRFLKHVERTKQLLLVVDISGFQLSVKTQFRTAFETILLLTKELELYKEELVTKPALLAINKMDLPCAKDNLDELMTQLKNPQDFLHLLEEDIIPANTLEFREVIPISTYTGEGIEELKTCLRKSIDEQAEEVNEEYRKKKLLLLQTSKEQMNRSWHS, encoded by the exons ATGGGTTACCCTAAtctgggaggggaaggaggaagaggtggTGATGTCTGGTTCGTCGCCCGAGACAAGACTACTTTAAAGAACATCAGGGAGAAATATCCCCAGAAGCGGTTTGTAGCTGGAACAGGAGCCAACAGCAG TGTTACAGCTCTGAaaggtgaaaaaggaaaagattgtGAAGTTCATGTGCCTTTGGGAATTTCAGTTCTTGATGATGAGGGCAAGCAGATTG gagaGCTTAATGCAGCAGGAGAGAGATTCTTAGCAGCTCGTGGAGGTCTTGGAGGCTCTTTGGCAACAAACTTTCTGCCTTGCAAGGGTCAGAAGAGAACTGTTCACCTTGATTTGAAACTTATAGCAGATGTTGGCTTAGTTGG GTTTCCAAATGCGGGAAAGTCATCCTTGTTAAGCAAGATTTCTCATGCCAAACCCCAGATTGCAAATTATGCAT TCACAACAATACAGCCTGAACTAGGAAAGATCATGTATGCAGATTATAAGCAG ATATCAGTAGCTGATCTCCCAGGATTGATTGAAGGTGCGCATGCAAACAAAGGAATGGGCCACAGATTTCTCAAACATGTGGAAAGAACTAAACAGCTTCTCTTAGTT GTTGATATTTCTGGGTTTCAGCTGTCTGTCAAGACTCAGTTCAGAACAGCCTTTGAAACGATACTGCTTCTAACAAAG GAACTGGAGCTGTACAAAGAGGAACTTGTAACAAAGCCTGCACTTCTTGCCATTAATAAAATGGATTTGCCTTGTGCAAAGGATAACTTGGATGAACTTATGACACAACTAAAGAATCCTCAGG ACTTCTTACATTTACTAGAGGAAGATATTATTCCAGCAAATACTCTTGAATTCAGAGAGGTGATTCCTATATCTACATACACTGGAGAAGGAATTGAGGAACTTAAAACATGTCTAAGAAAATCCATAGATGAGCAAGCAGAGGAGGTGAATGAAGAATATCGGAAAAAGAAACTCCTGCTTTTACAAACTTCCAAAGAACAAATGAATAGAAGCTGGCATTCCTGA
- the LOC107200503 gene encoding GTP-binding protein 10-like isoform X3, with the protein MVRCGAAVLRKYSNFIDNLRVYVRGGTGGMGYPNLGGEGGRGGDVWFVARDKTTLKNIREKYPQKRFVAGTGANSSVTALKGEKGKDCEVHVPLGISVLDDEGKQIGELNAAGERFLAARGGLGGSLATNFLPCKGQKRTVHLDLKLIADVGLVGFPNAGKSSLLSKISHAKPQIANYAFTTIQPELGKIMYADYKQISVADLPGLIEGAHANKGMGHRFLKHVERTKQLLLVVDISGFQLSVKTQFRTAFETILLLTKELELYKEELVTKPALLAINKMDLPCAKDNLDELMTQLKNPQDFLHLLEEDIIPANTLEFREVIPISTYTGEGIEELKTCLRKSIDEQAEEVNEEYRKKKLLLLQTSKEQMNRSWHS; encoded by the exons ATGGTGCGGTGCGGCGCGGCGGTGCTGCGGAAG TACAGCAACTTCATCGACAATTTGCGGGTCTATGTGAGAGGAGGAACTGGTGGAATGGGTTACCCTAAtctgggaggggaaggaggaagaggtggTGATGTCTGGTTCGTCGCCCGAGACAAGACTACTTTAAAGAACATCAGGGAGAAATATCCCCAGAAGCGGTTTGTAGCTGGAACAGGAGCCAACAGCAG TGTTACAGCTCTGAaaggtgaaaaaggaaaagattgtGAAGTTCATGTGCCTTTGGGAATTTCAGTTCTTGATGATGAGGGCAAGCAGATTG gagaGCTTAATGCAGCAGGAGAGAGATTCTTAGCAGCTCGTGGAGGTCTTGGAGGCTCTTTGGCAACAAACTTTCTGCCTTGCAAGGGTCAGAAGAGAACTGTTCACCTTGATTTGAAACTTATAGCAGATGTTGGCTTAGTTGG GTTTCCAAATGCGGGAAAGTCATCCTTGTTAAGCAAGATTTCTCATGCCAAACCCCAGATTGCAAATTATGCAT TCACAACAATACAGCCTGAACTAGGAAAGATCATGTATGCAGATTATAAGCAG ATATCAGTAGCTGATCTCCCAGGATTGATTGAAGGTGCGCATGCAAACAAAGGAATGGGCCACAGATTTCTCAAACATGTGGAAAGAACTAAACAGCTTCTCTTAGTT GTTGATATTTCTGGGTTTCAGCTGTCTGTCAAGACTCAGTTCAGAACAGCCTTTGAAACGATACTGCTTCTAACAAAG GAACTGGAGCTGTACAAAGAGGAACTTGTAACAAAGCCTGCACTTCTTGCCATTAATAAAATGGATTTGCCTTGTGCAAAGGATAACTTGGATGAACTTATGACACAACTAAAGAATCCTCAGG ACTTCTTACATTTACTAGAGGAAGATATTATTCCAGCAAATACTCTTGAATTCAGAGAGGTGATTCCTATATCTACATACACTGGAGAAGGAATTGAGGAACTTAAAACATGTCTAAGAAAATCCATAGATGAGCAAGCAGAGGAGGTGAATGAAGAATATCGGAAAAAGAAACTCCTGCTTTTACAAACTTCCAAAGAACAAATGAATAGAAGCTGGCATTCCTGA